The Streptomyces racemochromogenes DNA segment TCCTCGCCTGGCTGGCGTGCCTGGTGGCCGTGATCGGGATGGTCCTCCTCTTCACCGGCGGGCAGCCGCCCCCGCCCCGCTCTCCTCCGTCGATCGCTGCGCTCGTCGCCACTTTGGTGATCGGTTTCGGCTTGGTCGTGTACGGCGAGCGCCGGCGGCGCCGGAGCCGCCGTGACGCCACGGCCCCGGATCCCCGCGTGCGGGAGGGGGGCGAGGCTTCCGCCCCGTCGACGCGGTCCCGGATGGACGAAGCCACCGCCTGGTCCGCGGCGGCCCTCGCCGTGCTCCTCCAGCCCTGGGGGATGGTCGCCGCCGCGGCCGCCACCGTCGTGCAGGCCGACCTCTCCCACGCGGAGTCCTTCCTGGCCCTCATGGGCTTCTGCCTCCTGGCCACCTCCACCCTGCTGGCCATGGAGCTGTACATGGTGTTCTCGCCGGAGAAGGCGCAGCGCGCCCTGCTGGGTCTGCGCGCGTGGCTGGAACGGCACAAGGACCAGGCGATCGTGGTCGTGTGCCTGCTCCTGGGACTGTGGCTCGTCGCCAGGAGCCTCTACCAGCTCACCGGCTGAGGTGCGGGGCCCCACGGCGGATGCTGCAATGAGAACGCGGCCGCCCGGCCGCCGACGCGCTGTCCGGCCCCCACCGCCGGCCCGTCGAGCCACACGTGAGGAGCCCTCATGAGCGACGACATCGAAGACATGGGCCCGGTCGACTACCTGGTCGTCGAGTTCCCCGGGAACCGTATGACGGGCGAGGCGTTCCCCCTGCTGATCGACCTCGTCGAACAGGGCATCATCCACCTCATCGACCTGCGGTTCGTACAGAAGGACGCCGACGGAACCGTCACCGCCCTGGAACTCACGGACCTCGACGGTGAGGACAACTCCTTCGGCCTGTCCGTCTTCGAGGGCGCGTCCTCCGAACTGCTCGACCAGGAAGACCTCGACGAGGCGGGCAACGCCCTCCAGCCGGGCAACGCGGCCGCGATCCTGGTCTACGAGAACCGGTGGGCCGCCCCCTTCGCCCGGGCCCTGCGCCGCAGCGGCGCGCAGCTGGTGGCGAGTGGCCGCATCCCCGTGCAGGCCCTGCTCGCCTCCCTCGACGCGGAGGAAGACGCGGCCGAAGGCGGCCGGCCGGCGCAGTGAGCCAGGCAGGCCGCCTCCGGACGGCCATCAGGTTCGGCGATCAGGTTCCGAGGATCCTGCTCTTCTGCTGCGCGAACTCCGCGTCGGTCAGGATCCCCTGATCCTTCAGCGCTCCGAGTTCCTTGAGCTGGTCGATCTTGCTGCTCATGTCATCCCCCATCGCCGGAGCGGCGGGGGCGGGCGGGGCGGCGGCCTGCTGCTGCGCCATGGCTTGTTCGTCCTGCGCGGCCCACCGGCCCGCCTGGCGCCGCGACACGCGGTTGGACACCGCCGTCGCCGTACCGGCGACCACCGCGGTGCGCGCTACTCCTCGAAGAAGACCGGGCACGTCGTTCTCCCTTGCTGACGGGGGCCGGCCCGGAAGTCCAGCTGCCGGCCCTCCACTGCTTCCAGCATCTCACCTCGGCAGGCGGCTCACCCGGTGGCTCCCGTGGTGATCAGGTCCGCGAGCCCCGGCCGGCCGGCACCGGCCAGGGCCCGTCGCTGGCGGTCGGCCGACGTGCCGTTGCGCAGCAGCCGGTGGACGAGCGAGCTCACCTCGCGGAAGTCACCGTTCTCCTCGAGGGCCGGGCCGATGTGCCGCAGGAGCGCGCACAGGACGTCCCCGCTGCTCCGCAGCCGGCCTTCCGGGTCCATCAGGGTGCCGCTCATCCCGTGCCGGGCCGCGTGCCACGTCGCGGCCTGCAGGATCTCCGGCGGGCACGGCGCGAGGGCGGTTCCCGCCTCCTCCTCGGCGAGCGCGGTGGCGGCGAGCCCGCGGACGACGCCGGCGAGCATGACCGCGTCGTCCGCCTCCAGCTGCACGTCACAGCAGCGCACCTCGATGGTCGGGTAGCGATCGGAGAGCCGGGCCTGCCAGTACAGCTGTCCCCGGTCGGGGATCAGCCCGGATTCCACCAGCGCGTCGGCCCGCGCGTCGTAGTCGGCGAACCCCGCGAAATGCGGCGGCGGGCCGCTGACCGGCCAGCGGCCGAAGATGATCGTGCGCCAGCTGGCGAAGCCGGTGTCCCGCCCGTCCCACAGCGGCCCGTTCGCGGACATCGCCAGCAGGGTCGGGAGCCAGACGCGCAGCCGGTTCAGGACGGCCACCGCGGTCTCCCGATCGGGAATCCCCACGTGGACGTGCATTCCGCAGATCAGCTGCTCGTCGACGAGCAGCCGGGCCTCCCCCCGCATCCTCAGATATCGCGCCGTGCTGGTGACGGGCACGGGGACGACGTCCCGGACCGGCGCGGTGGCGGACATGGCGATCCGGCAGCCGTTGGCCTGGGCGGCGGAGGCGACCGCGTGACGCAGCCGCAGGAGATGCCCCCCCCACCTCCTCCAGGCCCGTGCAGACGGGCGTGGCGACTTCGATCTGGGCCTGGAGCAGTTCGTCCTGGACCTCTCGTTCGTCCGCGATCGGCGCCAGACTGGCCGTGGCACGCACCTCCTGCACGAGCGGCAGTGGCAGGAGCGTCTCCGGGTCGACCAGCAGGTATTCCTCCTCGACCCCAACAGTGATCATGCTGGTTGGTACCCCGAACCCGTCGTGGTCACCCGGGTGAGGGGACCGTTTCGTCGCAATAGGGGAAAAGCCGGGGCCCTCACGCCGGTGGAGGGCCGCCCGAGTCCGAGCTCAGACGGTGCTCGGCCCCGTGCCCCGCGGAAGGAACGCCGCCGCGGCGAGACCGACGAGCCCGAGGACGGCCAGTGTGATCATCGCGGCGGCGTAGGCGTGGGTGGTGAGGCCGGCGACGAGGATGGTGCCGGCGACCGCGGTGCCGAGGGACGAGCCGAGGTTGGACACGCTGCGCGACAGCCCGGAGATCTCGCCCTGCTGCTCCTCCGGGAAGCTCGACTGCACGACGTTGACCGACGGGGTCAGCATCACGCCGAGCCCCAGGCCGATCAGCAGCAGCCCGGGCACGAACGCCCAGGGATTCGGCGAGCCGCCCACCAGGGCCAGCAGGACGGCGATGCCGGCGGTCGTCAGCACGAAGCCCGTCATGATCAGCGTGCGCTGTGCGCGCCGCTTCGCGAGGCGGGCGGCGGCCAGGGAGGACGCGAGCAGGCCGACCGTGGCCGCCGTGAAGATCACGCCGGTCTGGATCGCGTCGTACCCGCGTACGACCTGGAGGTAGGCGGCGACGACGAACGACGTCCCCATCAGCACCAGCCACTGGATGTTCTGCGTGACGAGACCCAGGTTGGACGTGTGGTTGCGGAACAGGCTCGTCGCCAGGAGGGGCTCCTTGCCGGCCCGCTCCTTGGCCCGTACCGACAGGAAGAACCACAGCAGGAAGAGCGCACCGAGGACGAGCAGGGCGAGCATCAGCCAGAGGTTGTCGTCGGCCGCCAGGATCCCCGTGACGAGGAGGATGAGCCCGACGGCGGAGAGGACCGCCCCACCGGTGTCGAAGGGTCGCGTGGGATCGGGCGGAAGGGGGTCCTCGACCCGGCGGCTCAGCATGATGATCAGGGCGATCACCAGGGCCTGGAACACGAAGGCCGCGCGCCAGCCGATGCCCGAGGTGATGAGGCCCCCGATCAGCGGCCCGGCGGCCGCGCCGACGCCGCCCAGGGCCATGATGGTCCCGAAGGCGCGGGCGCGTGAGGTCATGTCCGTGAACAGCAGCGTCGTGAGGATGTAGACGGGCGGGATGAGCAGGGCCGTCCCGATGCCCTCGAGGATCGAGTTGCCGAGGATGAGGACGCCCAGGCCCGGCGCCGCCGCGCTCAGCAGGGCGCCGACACCGTAGACGGCGAGACCCGTCAGGAAGCACCGTTTGCGTCCGTAGCGGTCGGTCAGCTTGCCGCCGGGGATCATCAGCGCCGCCATGACGAGGAGGAAGATCGTGATCGCGACCTGCACGCCCTGGACGGTCGTGTCGAGGTCCCGGCTGATGTCGTTGATCATCACGTTCATGTTCGAACCGGCGAAGCTGCAGATGAACTGGGCCAGGGCGAGCGGGGCGAGCGCGCCGCGCATGGCACCGGTCGTGCGTCCCGAGGTGTCGGCTTCAGGCACCGGCGTCGCTCCCTCCGCTTCGTGCCCGCCGCCACCGGCGTGCCCTGCCTCAAGACTGCGCCCCGGCCCGGCCCGCCGCACTCCGGACCCCGTGTCCCGCCCCCGCGCGGGGCACGGGGTGAGGTCCTAGGGTTGAAACCCGGTGCTGAGGACGCAGGTCCAGGCAGGAGCACAGCGATGTCACAGAGCAGGACCGCCGCGATGCGCGCGGTGCCCGGCAGCACGCCCCAGGAACGCGCCGCCCGGGGCAAGGAGGCCCGCAACCGCTCACCCCGTTCGGGGCACGCCGTGTACCGGCCGTCCCCGGACCGGCCGGACCCGCTGGCCATCCTGGAAGAGCAGTCCGGGGACCGGGTACCCGAGCTGGTCCCGATCCGCTACGGCAGGATGCTGGAATCGCCCTTCCGGTTCTACCGGGGAGCCGCCGCGATCATGGCCTCCGACCTGGCCGGCAGTCCCGACTCGGGCATCACGGCCCAGCTGTGCGGGGACGCGCACCTGCTGAACTTCCGGCTGCTGGCCTCCCCGGAGCGGCGGCTGATGTTCGACATCAACGACTTCGACGAGACCCTGCCCGGCCCCTGGGAGTGGGACGTCAAACGGCTGTCGGCGAGCTTCGTCATCGCCGCCCGGGCGAACGGCTTCGACGACGCCGAGCGCGCGGGCATCGTGGGCACCGCCGTGCGCTCGTACCGCGAGGCGATGCGCGGCTTCGCCGGCATGGGCAACCTCGACGTCTGGTACGCCAGGATCGACCAGGACCGTCTGGAGGCCTTCGCGGCGGCCCAGCTCGACGAGGGTGGCCGCAGGAAACTCACCCGTGCGATGGCGAAGGCACGTGAACGCGGCACGCTACAGGCCTTCGACAAGCTCACGGAGGTGGTCGACGGCCGGCCGCGCATCGCGGCGGACCCCCCGCTGCTGGTGCCGCTCACGGACCTGCTGCCGGACGCCGAGCGCAGCGCGATGGAGGACCGGTTCGAGCACCTGATCGCCACCTACGGCTCCTCGATGGCGAGTGACCGGCGGACCCTCCTGGAGGACTACCAGCTGGTGGACATGGCCCGCAAGGTGGTCGGCGTCGGCAGCGTCGGAACCCGCTGCTGGATCCTGCTGCTCCTCGGCCGCGACGACCGGGACCCGCTCCTCCTGCAGGCCAAGGAGGCCGGCACCTCCGTGCTCGCCGACCACCTCGGCGCGAGCAGTTACCGCAACCAGGGCGAGCGCGTCGTGTCGGGACAGCGGCTGATGCAGGCGGCGAGCGACATGTTCCTGGGCTGGGAGCGGGTGGACGGGATCGACGGCAGGCGGCGCGACTTCTACATCCGCCAGCTGCGCGACTGGAAGGGGATCGCCATGCCGGAGACGATGTCGCCCGCACAGTTGGCGGCGTTCGCGGAGCTGTGCGGCCTCACCCTCGCCCGTGCGCACGCGCGCT contains these protein-coding regions:
- a CDS encoding GAP family protein, with protein sequence MVLDLLLIGLAVTLFPLPVMAFVLVVSAPRGVRLGLVFILAWLACLVAVIGMVLLFTGGQPPPPRSPPSIAALVATLVIGFGLVVYGERRRRRSRRDATAPDPRVREGGEASAPSTRSRMDEATAWSAAALAVLLQPWGMVAAAAATVVQADLSHAESFLALMGFCLLATSTLLAMELYMVFSPEKAQRALLGLRAWLERHKDQAIVVVCLLLGLWLVARSLYQLTG
- a CDS encoding DUF6325 family protein, which gives rise to MSDDIEDMGPVDYLVVEFPGNRMTGEAFPLLIDLVEQGIIHLIDLRFVQKDADGTVTALELTDLDGEDNSFGLSVFEGASSELLDQEDLDEAGNALQPGNAAAILVYENRWAAPFARALRRSGAQLVASGRIPVQALLASLDAEEDAAEGGRPAQ
- a CDS encoding SHOCT domain-containing protein, encoding MPGLLRGVARTAVVAGTATAVSNRVSRRQAGRWAAQDEQAMAQQQAAAPPAPAAPAMGDDMSSKIDQLKELGALKDQGILTDAEFAQQKSRILGT
- a CDS encoding MFS transporter — its product is MRGALAPLALAQFICSFAGSNMNVMINDISRDLDTTVQGVQVAITIFLLVMAALMIPGGKLTDRYGRKRCFLTGLAVYGVGALLSAAAPGLGVLILGNSILEGIGTALLIPPVYILTTLLFTDMTSRARAFGTIMALGGVGAAAGPLIGGLITSGIGWRAAFVFQALVIALIIMLSRRVEDPLPPDPTRPFDTGGAVLSAVGLILLVTGILAADDNLWLMLALLVLGALFLLWFFLSVRAKERAGKEPLLATSLFRNHTSNLGLVTQNIQWLVLMGTSFVVAAYLQVVRGYDAIQTGVIFTAATVGLLASSLAAARLAKRRAQRTLIMTGFVLTTAGIAVLLALVGGSPNPWAFVPGLLLIGLGLGVMLTPSVNVVQSSFPEEQQGEISGLSRSVSNLGSSLGTAVAGTILVAGLTTHAYAAAMITLAVLGLVGLAAAAFLPRGTGPSTV
- a CDS encoding DUF2252 domain-containing protein translates to MSQSRTAAMRAVPGSTPQERAARGKEARNRSPRSGHAVYRPSPDRPDPLAILEEQSGDRVPELVPIRYGRMLESPFRFYRGAAAIMASDLAGSPDSGITAQLCGDAHLLNFRLLASPERRLMFDINDFDETLPGPWEWDVKRLSASFVIAARANGFDDAERAGIVGTAVRSYREAMRGFAGMGNLDVWYARIDQDRLEAFAAAQLDEGGRRKLTRAMAKARERGTLQAFDKLTEVVDGRPRIAADPPLLVPLTDLLPDAERSAMEDRFEHLIATYGSSMASDRRTLLEDYQLVDMARKVVGVGSVGTRCWILLLLGRDDRDPLLLQAKEAGTSVLADHLGASSYRNQGERVVSGQRLMQAASDMFLGWERVDGIDGRRRDFYIRQLRDWKGIAMPETMSPAQLAAFAELCGLTLARAHARSGDRIAIASYLGGGVAFDRALVTFAEAYADQNERDHQALVDAVRAGRLPAQELPGA